A genomic region of Nostoc sp. UHCC 0702 contains the following coding sequences:
- a CDS encoding PAS domain S-box protein yields MATLVKAVQNFCRKAFSAPTVDEITAIYQASFANTQWLANRHLFFWQRLHLWLWLVMICLSTFIMRNIYDFFFPLKEMEDLPQVVKTQGLAISLAMLLSLMICFALHKTKFGHRHPGLIFLASSWSINLASQLFTILRGTALPDTLAWTLLFLSQAIFIPVRLTLHLVSQVSILICYFIVNTALGLKTPLPGYSELHNVRFILYVFWFCAICDIGVYLYDRLRRSEFDTRQELESAYGKLKVTEAKYRSIFENAIEGIFQSSPQGRYITANPALARIYGYSSAEDLIANFTDIEHQLYVEPKRRAEFVRLIEQHGIVSEFESQIYRRDRSIVWISEKAYAVRDEQGKLLFYEGMIEDITQRKQAEEGLRIFFHAVSHDLRNPVLGTLMVLKNLLNTPGLGTGAIELLSRGAGEQGSRGAGEQGRRGAGKVISTSPSSPSSPSSPSSPSSPSSPSSPSSPPSSIPVSRTILEGMVQSSDRQLNLINSLMEAHVNEVQGVVLQRQAVELHTVVSAAIADLVPILAENKTKLTNLVTADLPTVNADPTQLWRVFSNLIINAVKHNPPGLLLTINANHKSDKIYCCISDNGIGISQNQSEQLFDLYFRGGNNRNPVSLGLGLYICKQIITAHGGEIGVKSGLSAGATFWFTLPIN; encoded by the coding sequence ATGGCTACTTTAGTGAAAGCTGTGCAAAACTTTTGTAGAAAAGCCTTTTCTGCACCAACCGTAGATGAAATCACTGCCATCTATCAAGCCTCGTTTGCAAATACCCAGTGGCTAGCTAATAGGCATCTTTTTTTTTGGCAAAGGTTGCATCTATGGTTATGGCTGGTAATGATCTGCTTGTCAACCTTTATTATGCGAAACATTTACGACTTTTTTTTCCCTTTAAAGGAAATGGAAGATCTGCCACAGGTAGTTAAAACTCAAGGACTGGCCATCAGTCTTGCAATGCTACTGAGTCTCATGATCTGTTTTGCCTTGCATAAAACTAAGTTCGGTCATCGTCATCCAGGGCTAATATTTTTGGCATCATCTTGGTCAATTAATTTGGCATCACAGTTATTTACAATCCTCAGAGGTACTGCTTTACCCGATACCCTTGCTTGGACGCTGCTATTCTTGAGTCAAGCTATCTTCATACCCGTTCGTTTGACTCTCCACTTAGTATCTCAGGTGAGCATCCTAATTTGCTATTTTATTGTCAACACAGCACTAGGGTTAAAAACACCTCTACCAGGATACTCAGAGTTACATAATGTCAGGTTTATTTTGTACGTTTTTTGGTTCTGTGCTATCTGTGACATAGGCGTTTACCTATACGATCGCCTACGACGCTCTGAGTTTGATACTCGTCAAGAACTGGAGTCAGCCTATGGTAAACTCAAAGTGACAGAAGCTAAATATCGTAGTATCTTTGAAAATGCAATTGAAGGTATTTTTCAAAGCAGTCCCCAAGGACGTTACATTACGGCAAATCCTGCATTAGCACGTATTTATGGCTACTCATCAGCCGAAGATTTGATAGCTAATTTTACTGATATTGAACATCAGTTGTATGTTGAACCAAAGCGTCGTGCAGAGTTTGTGCGCTTGATTGAACAGCATGGTATAGTTTCAGAATTTGAGTCTCAAATTTATCGCCGAGACAGAAGCATTGTCTGGATTTCGGAAAAAGCATACGCAGTTCGTGATGAACAGGGAAAACTGCTTTTTTACGAAGGCATGATTGAAGATATTACCCAGCGCAAGCAAGCCGAAGAAGGACTACGAATATTTTTTCATGCGGTTTCCCATGATTTACGCAACCCAGTGTTAGGCACTTTAATGGTGCTGAAGAATTTGCTCAATACTCCGGGACTAGGGACAGGAGCTATTGAGCTATTGAGCAGGGGAGCAGGGGAGCAGGGGAGCAGGGGAGCAGGGGAGCAGGGGAGGAGGGGAGCAGGGAAAGTAATATCAACATCTCCCTCATCTCCCTCATCTCCCTCATCTCCCTCATCTCCCTCATCTCCCTCATCTCCCTCATCTCCCTCATCTCCCCCATCGTCAATCCCCGTATCACGCACAATTTTAGAGGGGATGGTGCAAAGTAGCGATCGCCAGCTTAACTTAATTAATTCACTGATGGAGGCTCATGTTAACGAAGTTCAAGGTGTTGTTTTACAACGACAAGCCGTAGAATTACATACTGTTGTGTCAGCAGCGATCGCAGATTTAGTGCCAATACTAGCAGAAAATAAAACTAAATTGACCAATTTAGTTACCGCAGATTTACCAACAGTAAATGCCGATCCCACACAACTGTGGCGAGTGTTTTCTAACTTAATTATCAACGCTGTCAAACATAATCCGCCTGGCTTGCTTTTGACAATCAATGCTAACCATAAAAGTGATAAAATATACTGCTGTATCAGCGATAATGGCATAGGAATCAGTCAAAACCAAAGCGAACAGCTTTTTGATCTTTACTTCCGGGGTGGTAACAACCGTAATCCTGTGAGTTTAGGATTGGGGTTGTATATATGTAAGCAAATTATCACTGCTCACGGTGGTGAAATTGGCGTGAAAAGTGGATTGTCAGCAGGAGCAACATTTTGGTTTACCTTACCAATTAACTAA
- a CDS encoding PAS domain S-box protein, with protein MPVPCVSKVARVDETVKSLHQLGFQQETITVLERIAANLPGMIFQVLQQQDGSRFVLYVSSGCRDLYGLEPEVIQADPEVLHKLIHPQDRTAFTESIAVAAATLAPWCWQGRIITPSGLKWIQATSQLEPQANGDILWDGLVIDITDRKQTEAQLQESEARYQAILQAIPDLMFRISRDGEYLDLKDEGANVTLNREEIVGRNMWDLLPHDVAAISQEAIAKTLDSGTLQTCEYQLPTPLGIRDYEARLVVSATDEVLAIVRDITQRKQAEVSLRNLAQKYSKAFSCSPDPITISTLAEGRFVEVNDSFVKLSGYQPDEAIGRTAVELNLWMDEHDACGKGFTQRTKLLQEFQTNKVVRNLEITYRRKCGKVITALLSAEVIDLDGIPCILAVHHDITQYKEAEAQLRLSGQRDRLLTETLVRIRSSLNLEKILRTTVTEVRQFLQVDRVFIGLKDPQLKAKTVVESVDPNYPSVSNWHSDDQTCLQELKNLLTTNRVRVVEDISQIEVSPTVLAHYQQFHTKAALAVPIMLGDQLFGALIANQCSGPRHWQPIEIDLLQQLSEQLAIAIQQVQLYQELAQLNSNLERQVQERTTQLQQKMQELEETQRVKDVVLHTVAHDLRTCVMGNLMVLQNLIKSQGVGEQGNSGPPRPQEVGIRGNSGAKEVISTSPSSPSSPSSPSSPSSPHSPIPVSCSIIERMIQGNDRQMRMIDSLLEIHSCKEQGVVLHRDLVRFSTLLQAIIQDLQPMLNQNQANLTNLLSEDLPLVLADTTRLQRVLVNLFTYSLQHNPPGLNFTLKATVESGMIRTCIQDNGVAVSKQECDRLFDLHVRHPQATCSTDTGLRMYLCRQIIQAHGGEIGVISNRKCGLTFWFTLPLATQSL; from the coding sequence ATGCCAGTTCCTTGTGTGTCAAAGGTTGCTAGAGTGGATGAAACTGTAAAATCATTGCATCAGCTAGGTTTTCAACAAGAAACTATCACTGTGTTGGAAAGAATTGCTGCTAATTTGCCGGGGATGATTTTTCAAGTTTTGCAACAACAAGATGGTTCCCGGTTTGTTTTGTATGTTAGTTCTGGCTGTCGAGATTTGTACGGTTTAGAACCAGAAGTTATACAAGCAGACCCGGAGGTACTACACAAACTTATTCATCCCCAAGATAGAACAGCCTTTACAGAATCTATTGCTGTTGCTGCTGCCACTCTTGCACCTTGGTGTTGGCAAGGTCGCATCATCACGCCTAGTGGTCTCAAGTGGATTCAAGCTACTTCCCAACTAGAACCACAAGCTAACGGCGATATTCTCTGGGATGGTTTGGTGATAGATATTACAGACCGTAAACAAACAGAAGCACAATTGCAAGAAAGTGAAGCACGATATCAAGCAATTTTGCAGGCTATCCCCGATTTGATGTTTCGGATTAGCCGTGATGGCGAGTATCTCGACTTGAAAGATGAAGGAGCAAATGTCACTCTCAACAGAGAAGAAATAGTTGGTAGAAACATGTGGGATCTTTTGCCCCATGATGTTGCTGCTATTAGCCAAGAAGCGATCGCTAAAACTTTGGATTCTGGAACTTTGCAAACTTGTGAATATCAACTGCCAACGCCTTTGGGAATACGAGATTATGAAGCGCGGTTGGTAGTGAGTGCTACTGATGAAGTGTTAGCTATTGTCCGGGATATCACACAGCGTAAACAAGCAGAAGTCTCTTTGCGAAATCTGGCTCAAAAATATTCTAAAGCTTTTAGTTGTAGTCCCGATCCAATTACCATCAGCACACTTGCAGAAGGACGCTTCGTAGAAGTTAACGACAGTTTTGTCAAACTCTCAGGTTATCAGCCAGATGAAGCAATTGGTCGTACAGCTGTTGAATTAAATCTTTGGATGGATGAACACGATGCCTGCGGCAAGGGCTTCACCCAACGCACCAAATTACTACAAGAGTTCCAGACAAACAAAGTTGTTCGTAATTTAGAAATTACATATCGCAGAAAGTGTGGCAAGGTAATTACAGCCTTGCTTTCAGCGGAAGTCATTGATTTAGATGGTATCCCGTGCATCTTAGCAGTCCATCATGACATTACACAGTACAAGGAAGCAGAAGCCCAATTACGCTTGTCAGGACAACGCGATCGCTTGTTAACAGAAACTTTGGTGCGAATTCGGTCTTCGCTCAACTTAGAAAAAATTCTCCGAACCACCGTCACAGAAGTCCGGCAATTTTTGCAAGTAGACCGGGTTTTTATTGGTCTTAAAGATCCCCAACTCAAAGCTAAAACTGTCGTCGAATCAGTAGATCCCAATTATCCATCAGTCTCAAATTGGCACAGTGATGATCAAACTTGTCTCCAAGAATTGAAAAATCTACTAACCACTAATCGGGTGCGTGTGGTTGAAGATATCTCACAAATAGAAGTATCTCCCACAGTGCTAGCACACTATCAACAATTTCACACCAAGGCTGCCTTAGCTGTACCAATTATGCTAGGCGACCAATTGTTTGGTGCTTTGATTGCTAATCAATGTTCCGGCCCTCGTCATTGGCAGCCAATAGAAATTGATTTACTACAGCAGTTGTCTGAGCAACTGGCAATAGCCATTCAGCAAGTGCAACTCTACCAAGAACTAGCGCAACTCAACAGCAATTTAGAACGCCAAGTACAAGAACGTACCACTCAGTTACAGCAGAAAATGCAAGAACTAGAAGAAACCCAACGAGTCAAAGACGTGGTTTTGCACACAGTTGCTCACGATTTACGGACTTGCGTCATGGGTAACTTGATGGTACTACAGAATTTGATCAAAAGTCAGGGAGTAGGGGAGCAGGGGAACTCGGGGCCCCCACGACCGCAGGAAGTGGGGATTAGGGGCAACAGCGGAGCAAAGGAAGTAATATCAACATCCCCCTCATCCCCCTCATCTCCCTCATCCCCCTCATCCCCCTCATCCCCCCATTCCCCAATTCCAGTATCTTGCTCTATTATTGAGCGCATGATTCAAGGCAACGATCGCCAGATGAGAATGATTGACTCATTACTAGAAATTCATTCTTGCAAAGAACAAGGAGTTGTCCTTCATCGGGATTTGGTCAGATTTAGCACGCTGTTACAGGCAATTATCCAAGACTTGCAGCCAATGCTAAATCAAAATCAAGCGAATTTGACAAACTTGCTTTCAGAAGATTTACCTTTAGTACTGGCAGATACAACTCGGTTGCAGAGAGTTTTAGTCAACTTGTTTACTTATAGCTTGCAACACAATCCACCAGGATTAAATTTTACCCTGAAAGCTACAGTTGAAAGTGGAATGATTCGTACTTGCATTCAAGATAATGGTGTAGCAGTCAGTAAGCAAGAGTGCGATCGCCTGTTTGATTTGCATGTACGCCATCCTCAAGCCACCTGTTCCACAGACACTGGTTTAAGGATGTATCTTTGTCGGCAAATTATTCAAGCTCACGGTGGTGAAATTGGTGTCATTAGTAACCGCAAGTGTGGGTTAACGTTTTGGTTTACTTTGCCTTTAGCAACTCAATCTTTATGA
- a CDS encoding DNA topology modulation protein — MKKIMIIGSGGAGKSTLARELGSMLGLEVIHLDTLYWNPGWVETPKPEWQSIIEDLTLRESWIMDGNYSGTLDIRLAIADTVIFLDLKRLLCLWRVIKRSWQYAGQSRPDMASGCPERLTWEFLKFVWTYPITRRPKILNKLSQLAPNQQVIILREPKEVREFLHKISLS; from the coding sequence GTGAAAAAAATTATGATTATTGGTTCTGGAGGTGCTGGTAAATCTACTTTAGCCCGTGAACTGGGAAGTATGTTAGGTTTAGAAGTGATTCATTTAGACACTTTATACTGGAATCCTGGCTGGGTTGAGACTCCAAAACCTGAATGGCAAAGCATCATTGAAGATTTAACTTTGCGGGAATCGTGGATTATGGATGGCAACTACAGTGGTACGCTAGATATTCGTTTAGCGATCGCAGATACAGTGATTTTTTTAGATTTAAAGCGCTTGTTGTGTCTGTGGCGAGTAATTAAGCGAAGTTGGCAATATGCGGGACAATCCAGACCTGATATGGCTTCAGGTTGTCCAGAAAGATTAACATGGGAATTTCTCAAATTTGTTTGGACATACCCTATTACTCGCCGTCCTAAGATTCTCAATAAACTTAGTCAACTTGCACCAAACCAGCAAGTGATTATCCTCCGCGAACCCAAAGAAGTTAGAGAGTTTTTACACAAAATTTCCCTCTCTTAA
- a CDS encoding M67 family metallopeptidase: MNNAIIKLLSEHLQTIRTHAESTYPDECCGIILGYLASVGKTVVEIIPTANAWSTEAANFTGENTVNDERRRYAIAPEVMIQVQRKARDSSLNIIGIYHSHPDHPAVPSECDRLYAWQEYSYIIVSVQNAKAAELKSWSLNNNHQFQPETIQYII, translated from the coding sequence ATGAATAACGCAATTATCAAACTCCTTTCAGAACACTTGCAAACTATCCGCACTCATGCTGAAAGTACATACCCAGATGAATGCTGCGGTATAATCTTGGGTTATCTGGCAAGTGTTGGTAAAACTGTGGTAGAAATCATACCAACAGCAAATGCCTGGAGTACAGAAGCGGCTAATTTCACAGGTGAAAACACAGTCAATGATGAAAGACGGCGATATGCGATCGCGCCCGAAGTCATGATACAAGTACAAAGAAAAGCACGCGATTCCTCACTGAACATCATCGGTATCTATCACTCTCATCCCGATCATCCGGCTGTACCTTCGGAATGCGATCGCTTATACGCTTGGCAAGAATACTCGTATATAATAGTTTCCGTTCAAAATGCTAAAGCTGCTGAACTCAAAAGCTGGAGTCTTAATAATAATCATCAGTTCCAACCAGAGACGATTCAATACATAATTTAA
- the moeB gene encoding molybdopterin-synthase adenylyltransferase MoeB produces MSLNPNLDEIQLTKDDYERYSRHLILPEVALEGQKRLKAASVLCIGTGGLGSPLLLYLAAAGIGRIGIVDFDIVDTSNLQRQVIHGTSWVGKPKIESAKNRIHEINPYCQVDLYETRLSSENALDIIKPYDIVVDGTDNFPTRYLVNDACVLLDKPNVYGSIFRFEGQATVFNYEGGPNYRDLYPEPPPPGMVPSCAEGGVLGILPGIIGLIQATETVKIIIRQGNTLSGRLLLYNALEMKFRELKLRPNPIRPVIEKLIDYEQFCGIPQAKAEEAKQQMEIAEMTVKELKELLDSGVKDFVLLDVRNPNEYEIAKIPGSVLVPLPDIENGDGVTKVKEILNGHRLIAHCKMGGRSAKALGILKQAGIVGTNVKGGITAWSREVDPSIPEY; encoded by the coding sequence ATGTCGCTCAATCCCAATCTGGATGAAATCCAGCTGACAAAAGACGATTACGAACGCTACTCCCGCCACCTGATATTGCCAGAAGTTGCGCTGGAAGGGCAAAAACGCCTCAAAGCTGCCAGTGTACTCTGTATCGGTACAGGTGGACTCGGTTCGCCACTACTTTTATATCTCGCAGCAGCAGGTATCGGACGTATCGGTATTGTTGATTTCGATATTGTTGATACTTCCAACCTGCAACGCCAAGTCATTCACGGTACATCCTGGGTAGGTAAACCCAAGATTGAATCAGCAAAAAACCGCATTCACGAGATTAACCCCTATTGTCAGGTTGATCTCTACGAGACTCGCTTGAGTTCCGAAAATGCCTTGGATATAATTAAGCCTTACGATATCGTCGTCGATGGTACTGATAACTTCCCCACACGCTATCTAGTCAACGACGCTTGTGTGTTACTAGACAAGCCCAATGTCTACGGTTCCATTTTCCGGTTTGAAGGGCAAGCGACTGTATTTAACTACGAAGGCGGGCCTAACTATCGTGATTTGTACCCAGAACCACCACCACCCGGAATGGTTCCCTCCTGTGCCGAAGGTGGGGTATTGGGAATTTTGCCAGGAATTATTGGACTCATCCAAGCAACAGAAACGGTCAAAATCATTATCAGACAGGGTAACACCCTGAGTGGACGGCTGCTGCTATACAACGCCTTGGAAATGAAATTCCGGGAGTTGAAACTGCGTCCCAACCCCATTCGCCCAGTGATTGAAAAGCTGATAGACTACGAACAATTCTGCGGAATCCCACAAGCTAAGGCAGAGGAGGCCAAACAGCAGATGGAAATTGCAGAAATGACTGTCAAGGAGTTGAAGGAATTGTTGGATAGTGGCGTGAAGGATTTTGTGTTGCTAGATGTCCGTAACCCTAATGAGTACGAGATTGCTAAAATTCCTGGTTCCGTATTGGTGCCGCTACCCGATATTGAAAATGGTGATGGCGTGACCAAGGTGAAAGAAATACTCAATGGTCATCGATTGATTGCTCATTGTAAGATGGGCGGGCGGTCTGCTAAAGCCCTCGGCATCCTCAAACAAGCCGGCATTGTCGGGACAAACGTCAAAGGTGGAATCACCGCTTGGAGTAGAGAAGTTGATCCATCAATTCCTGAGTATTAA
- a CDS encoding SDR family oxidoreductase, which translates to MTSVRGSVEDLILVAGATGGVGQLVVGKLLEKSLRVRILTRNAAKATQMFNNRVEVAVGDTRELSTLSAVMQDVTHIICCTGTTAFPSGRWEFDPNLNLIEWGLIFLNPTDREAKAKNTPAKVDAQGTSNLVLAAPRNLKRFIFVSSCGVLRKDKFPFSVLNAFGVLDAKQKGEEAIVNSGLPYTIIRPGRLIDGPYTSYDLNTLLRAKTEGKLAVVVGTGDTLLGDTSRIDVAAACVESIFHPSTENRVFELVNQGTRPPVIDWEALFSELVQQ; encoded by the coding sequence ATGACTTCTGTGAGAGGGTCAGTTGAAGATTTGATACTAGTTGCTGGTGCTACTGGTGGAGTAGGGCAGCTTGTAGTAGGAAAGCTGCTAGAGAAGAGTTTGAGAGTTCGCATCCTGACACGCAATGCAGCAAAAGCTACACAGATGTTTAATAACAGAGTGGAAGTTGCTGTTGGTGATACGCGCGAACTGAGTACACTTTCAGCAGTGATGCAGGACGTAACACATATCATATGTTGTACTGGGACTACCGCCTTTCCTTCTGGTAGATGGGAATTTGATCCCAATCTGAATTTGATTGAATGGGGGCTTATTTTTCTGAACCCCACAGATAGAGAGGCAAAAGCAAAGAATACTCCAGCAAAGGTTGATGCACAAGGCACTAGCAACTTAGTACTAGCAGCACCTCGCAATCTCAAACGGTTCATTTTTGTGTCTTCCTGTGGAGTTCTCCGCAAGGATAAGTTTCCTTTTAGTGTTCTGAATGCGTTTGGTGTGCTTGATGCCAAACAGAAGGGTGAAGAAGCCATTGTTAATTCGGGATTGCCCTACACCATTATTCGCCCAGGACGCTTGATTGATGGCCCCTATACTTCATACGACCTCAACACCCTGCTGAGAGCAAAAACAGAAGGTAAGCTGGCTGTTGTAGTGGGCACAGGTGATACTCTTTTGGGTGATACCAGCCGCATTGACGTGGCCGCAGCTTGTGTAGAATCTATTTTTCACCCATCAACTGAAAACCGAGTTTTTGAACTGGTAAACCAGGGAACAAGACCACCTGTAATTGACTGGGAGGCGCTTTTTTCTGAGCTAGTGCAGCAGTGA
- a CDS encoding sucrase ferredoxin, translating into MNTFFCSDHARQLGEDLIGSATNYQTYILVECPPPWTSEAFNSKWVPKNLQILVEEVQRARLPIRFLLIANDLSHKVEHTTLLIYHRLEGLSQGYCKYEFKLPNIEQAASTVKKWLSGKISGYEIETSVTRDILVCTHGSHDQCCARYGNPFYFYANATIFNLYLDNIRIWKSSHFGGHRFAPTAIDLPEGRYYGVLDQDSLRSILTRSGDIQCLNKVYRGWGILPAAMQILEKELILQHGWDWFSYKVVGKIIEQSLDNNTILGELTFEQSSGSQYTYQAKVVKDETKTLQVKSSCNATKNLVYVKYTVENLWLASEKVILPVI; encoded by the coding sequence ATGAATACCTTTTTCTGTTCTGACCATGCAAGACAGCTAGGAGAAGATCTTATTGGTAGTGCGACTAATTACCAAACTTATATTTTAGTGGAGTGTCCTCCACCTTGGACATCAGAAGCTTTTAACTCCAAATGGGTGCCAAAAAATTTACAGATTTTGGTAGAAGAGGTACAGCGTGCTAGACTGCCGATCAGGTTTCTGTTAATTGCTAATGATTTATCACACAAGGTAGAGCATACAACTTTGTTGATTTATCACAGACTTGAGGGACTCAGCCAGGGGTATTGTAAATACGAATTCAAACTGCCAAATATTGAACAAGCAGCATCAACAGTGAAAAAATGGTTATCGGGTAAAATCTCTGGATATGAAATAGAAACAAGTGTAACAAGAGATATTTTAGTTTGTACACATGGTAGCCATGATCAGTGCTGTGCTAGATATGGTAATCCTTTTTATTTCTATGCTAACGCTACTATTTTTAATTTATATCTGGACAATATTCGTATTTGGAAATCTAGCCACTTTGGTGGGCATCGATTTGCACCAACAGCAATAGATTTGCCAGAAGGAAGATATTATGGTGTTCTAGATCAAGACTCGTTGCGATCGATTTTGACCCGCAGTGGTGACATTCAATGCCTAAATAAAGTTTATAGAGGCTGGGGAATTCTGCCGGCTGCTATGCAAATTTTAGAAAAAGAACTAATTCTGCAACATGGATGGGATTGGTTTAGTTATAAAGTGGTAGGCAAAATTATCGAACAAAGTTTAGACAACAATACCATTTTGGGAGAATTAACTTTTGAACAAAGTTCTGGTTCTCAATACACTTACCAGGCTAAAGTTGTCAAAGATGAAACAAAAACATTACAAGTTAAAAGTTCTTGTAATGCTACTAAAAATTTAGTTTATGTGAAATATACTGTAGAGAATCTCTGGCTAGCTTCTGAAAAAGTTATATTACCAGTTATTTAA
- a CDS encoding Mut7-C ubiquitin/RNAse domain-containing protein: protein MAVAYFQFDAELNDFLPRQKKQTKISYSFTERASIKDMIESLGVPHTEVDSIQVNNENVDFGYIVQDEDNINIYPISARDVIKPKIDLRPKSQSSIRFVLDIHLGKLATSLRLLGFDTLYRNDYEDEELAIISHKESRVLLTRDKGLLMRSLVIYGYYVRNTNPQQQIVEVLHRFGLFNAVSPFQRCLRCNGILEVIPKESIVDQLPETVQLQIDEFHRCQNCGHIYWKGSHYERLQKFVQSVINNGN from the coding sequence ATGGCTGTTGCTTATTTTCAGTTTGATGCAGAGTTGAATGATTTTTTGCCACGCCAAAAAAAACAGACTAAAATATCATATTCTTTTACAGAAAGAGCTTCAATTAAGGATATGATTGAGTCCTTGGGTGTGCCTCATACAGAAGTGGATTCTATCCAAGTGAATAATGAAAATGTAGATTTTGGTTATATTGTCCAAGATGAAGACAACATCAATATCTATCCAATTTCTGCTAGGGATGTTATTAAACCAAAAATAGACCTCCGACCCAAATCACAGAGCAGTATTCGCTTCGTTTTAGATATTCATTTAGGAAAGTTAGCGACATCTTTAAGATTGTTAGGTTTTGATACTTTATATCGCAATGACTATGAAGATGAAGAATTAGCAATCATCTCACACAAAGAATCACGAGTACTTTTGACTCGTGATAAAGGTCTCCTGATGCGTAGTTTGGTAATTTATGGTTATTATGTCAGAAATACTAATCCACAACAGCAAATAGTAGAAGTGCTGCATCGATTCGGTTTATTTAATGCAGTTTCACCTTTTCAAAGATGTTTGCGTTGCAACGGAATATTAGAAGTAATACCAAAAGAATCTATTGTTGACCAACTACCAGAAACTGTCCAATTGCAAATTGATGAATTTCATCGTTGTCAAAACTGTGGTCATATTTATTGGAAAGGTTCCCATTATGAACGGTTACAAAAATTTGTGCAATCGGTGATCAATAATGGTAATTAA
- a CDS encoding ROK family protein, which yields MTLILALDFGGTKLAAGIAHLGSREWLRYERRLSQAFADAKTDLEIMRSLIYSLLQGVTPSAIGVSFGGPVDAATGTVRLSHHVAGWENIPLKDLLEVEFGVPASVDNDANVAALGEYRFGAGQGCDSLFYITVSTGVGGGWILNGKPWRGTSGMAGEIGHMVVEPNGPVCLCGKRGCVERLASGPYMAQNVREILENKSGGHRGGEVLRGLVGDNLQLLTGQLVSQAAADGDDVAKEVLSGAAWALGVGIGNVANLMNPQRFVLGGGVTKAGEIFWQVLRKVSRETALPEVSFEIVAAALGDEAPLWGAVALAESAL from the coding sequence ATGACATTAATCTTAGCACTGGATTTTGGCGGGACTAAATTGGCAGCAGGTATCGCACATCTTGGTTCTAGGGAGTGGTTGCGTTATGAACGTCGTCTTTCACAAGCATTTGCAGATGCTAAAACTGACCTAGAAATTATGCGATCGCTAATTTATTCTTTACTACAAGGAGTAACTCCCTCTGCAATTGGTGTCAGCTTTGGCGGCCCGGTAGACGCTGCTACAGGGACAGTGCGACTATCCCATCATGTAGCTGGATGGGAAAATATTCCTCTCAAAGATTTGTTAGAAGTAGAGTTTGGTGTTCCTGCTAGTGTAGATAACGATGCCAATGTTGCTGCTTTGGGTGAATATCGTTTTGGTGCGGGTCAAGGATGCGATAGCCTATTTTACATTACTGTCAGTACTGGCGTAGGTGGTGGTTGGATACTCAATGGCAAGCCTTGGCGAGGTACGTCAGGAATGGCTGGCGAAATTGGACATATGGTTGTAGAACCCAATGGCCCGGTATGTTTGTGTGGCAAGCGGGGATGTGTGGAACGTTTGGCATCGGGGCCTTATATGGCACAAAATGTCAGGGAAATTTTGGAAAACAAATCTGGAGGACACAGAGGGGGAGAGGTACTCAGGGGTTTAGTGGGGGATAATTTACAGTTGCTAACGGGGCAGTTGGTAAGTCAAGCTGCGGCAGATGGTGATGATGTGGCTAAGGAAGTTTTGTCTGGGGCTGCTTGGGCGCTAGGTGTAGGTATTGGTAATGTGGCGAATTTGATGAACCCACAACGCTTTGTATTAGGTGGTGGTGTAACTAAAGCAGGTGAAATTTTCTGGCAAGTACTGCGAAAAGTATCACGAGAAACAGCTTTGCCAGAAGTTAGTTTTGAAATTGTTGCCGCAGCATTAGGAGATGAAGCACCACTATGGGGTGCTGTCGCTTTGGCTGAATCAGCTTTGTGA